A window of the Bacteroidales bacterium genome harbors these coding sequences:
- a CDS encoding NADP-dependent malic enzyme: MKKLENIDSMLPSSFSQGEIAEAKTIFLKKLSELAHGFYGGKIQIVPKAPVPGFNWFNVWYTPGVSSISTNIRDNNNASFELSNRGNLVAVVSDSTRVLGDGDVTPPGGLGVMEGKAFLMKYLGGVDGVALCIDSKNEKGENCPDKIIEFVKMAQHSFGAINLEDISQPNCFKVLDVLREECDIPVWHDDAQGTASVTLAGVINALKLAEKNIENAKFVLFGAGASNTTIARLLITDGADPKNIIVFDSKGSLNKNRKDIEADKRFYRKWELCSSTNPNNIQNIEEAMSGADVLISLSKPGPDTIKKEWISKMAPKSIVFTCANPVPEIYPYAAKEAGAFIVATGRGDFPNQVNNSIGFPGILKGSLMVRARKITDNMAIAAAHSLAKFAENRGINPENIVPTMDEADVFPFEAADVAMQAIKDGVARINMTREEAYNKAKKDIDYSRQLVNSMYDNGFLPEPPKEIIEEALNFAINKIKNKS; this comes from the coding sequence ATGAAAAAACTTGAAAACATAGACAGTATGTTGCCTTCATCTTTCTCGCAAGGAGAAATAGCAGAAGCAAAAACTATTTTTTTAAAAAAACTTTCAGAATTAGCTCATGGCTTTTATGGTGGAAAAATACAAATTGTACCCAAAGCACCTGTTCCTGGATTTAATTGGTTTAATGTATGGTACACACCTGGCGTTTCTTCTATTTCTACAAATATTCGCGATAATAATAACGCGTCTTTTGAGCTATCAAATCGAGGCAATTTAGTTGCTGTTGTTAGCGATAGCACTAGAGTTCTTGGAGATGGAGATGTAACTCCTCCCGGAGGTCTTGGCGTAATGGAAGGTAAAGCCTTTTTAATGAAATATTTAGGCGGCGTTGACGGCGTAGCACTATGTATTGATAGTAAAAATGAAAAAGGAGAAAATTGCCCAGACAAAATAATCGAATTTGTAAAAATGGCACAACATAGCTTTGGAGCAATAAATCTTGAAGATATTAGCCAGCCAAACTGCTTCAAAGTTTTAGATGTTTTACGCGAAGAATGTGATATTCCTGTTTGGCACGACGATGCTCAAGGAACAGCAAGTGTTACGTTAGCAGGAGTAATAAATGCTTTAAAATTAGCAGAAAAAAATATTGAAAATGCCAAATTCGTTCTTTTTGGTGCTGGAGCTTCAAACACTACTATTGCAAGACTTTTAATTACTGATGGAGCTGATCCAAAAAACATTATTGTTTTCGACAGTAAAGGTTCTTTAAATAAAAACAGAAAAGACATCGAGGCAGATAAACGTTTTTATCGTAAATGGGAATTATGTTCATCAACAAATCCTAATAACATACAAAATATTGAGGAAGCAATGAGTGGTGCAGATGTGCTTATATCACTATCAAAACCTGGACCAGACACAATAAAAAAAGAATGGATTAGCAAAATGGCTCCAAAATCTATAGTTTTTACTTGTGCAAATCCAGTACCTGAAATATATCCATATGCAGCAAAAGAAGCCGGTGCTTTCATTGTTGCAACAGGACGCGGCGACTTCCCAAATCAAGTGAACAATTCTATTGGCTTCCCAGGCATATTAAAAGGCTCTTTAATGGTTAGAGCACGTAAAATTACTGACAATATGGCAATAGCTGCAGCTCATTCTCTTGCTAAATTTGCTGAAAACAGAGGAATTAATCCTGAAAACATCGTTCCAACAATGGATGAAGCAGATGTATTTCCATTTGAAGCAGCCGATGTAGCTATGCAAGCTATTAAAGACGGTGTTGCCCGTATAAATATGACAAGAGAAGAAGCTTACAATAAAGCAAAAAAAGACATTGATTATTCTAGACAATTAGTGAATTCTATGTACGACAATGGTTTTTTACCTGAACCTCCAAAAGAAATTATTGAAGAAGCTCTTAATTTTGCTATAAACAAAATTAAAAACAAGTCATGA
- the lpxD gene encoding UDP-3-O-(3-hydroxymyristoyl)glucosamine N-acyltransferase: protein MEFSAEQVASFIGGFVDGDAKAKLFSFAKIEEGRKGDLCFLANMAYEKHIYTTEASAVIVDESFKPSEKHSTTLIRVKNPYEAFAKLMSMAEAQKPQKKGISNLAFIAGDVKITESCYVGEYSVIHSNTKIGERCVVYPQVFIGENVKIGDDVILYPGVKIMQGCEIGNRCIIHAGTVIGSDGFGFALDEKGEYKKIPQTGNVVLEDDVEIGANTTIDRATMGSTKVGKGSKLDNLIQVAHNVELGKHNVFAAQAGIAGSCKFGDYNQVGGQVGFAGHLKVGSYCKFAAQSGIKDNVQDKSSVMGAPAMNAVRYMRVYALFKKLDDMAARINKLEKK from the coding sequence ATAGAATTTAGTGCAGAACAAGTTGCTTCTTTTATTGGTGGTTTTGTAGATGGAGATGCAAAAGCTAAATTGTTTTCTTTTGCGAAAATAGAAGAAGGTCGCAAGGGAGATTTGTGTTTTTTGGCAAATATGGCTTATGAAAAACATATTTATACAACAGAGGCTTCTGCTGTAATAGTTGATGAAAGTTTTAAGCCATCGGAAAAACATTCTACAACATTAATAAGGGTAAAAAACCCATATGAAGCATTTGCAAAATTAATGTCTATGGCAGAAGCACAAAAGCCTCAAAAAAAAGGAATTTCGAATTTGGCTTTTATTGCAGGAGATGTTAAAATTACAGAAAGTTGTTATGTTGGAGAATATTCTGTAATACATTCTAATACTAAAATAGGGGAAAGATGTGTTGTTTATCCTCAGGTTTTTATAGGTGAAAATGTTAAAATAGGTGATGATGTTATTTTATATCCTGGTGTGAAAATTATGCAAGGTTGTGAAATTGGGAATAGGTGCATAATTCATGCAGGTACAGTAATTGGAAGCGATGGATTTGGATTTGCATTAGATGAAAAAGGCGAGTATAAAAAAATACCACAAACAGGCAATGTTGTTTTGGAAGATGATGTTGAAATAGGTGCAAATACTACAATTGATCGTGCAACGATGGGAAGTACTAAAGTAGGAAAAGGTTCTAAACTTGATAATTTAATACAAGTTGCACACAATGTTGAATTAGGGAAACATAATGTTTTTGCAGCACAGGCTGGCATTGCAGGGTCTTGCAAATTCGGAGATTATAATCAAGTTGGAGGGCAGGTAGGTTTTGCAGGGCATTTAAAAGTAGGAAGTTATTGTAAATTTGCGGCACAGTCAGGAATAAAGGATAATGTACAAGATAAATCAAGTGTAATGGGAGCTCCAGCAATGAATGCAGTGCGATACATGAGGGTTTATGCTCTTTTTAAAAAATTAGATGATATGGCTGCTCGCATTAATAAATTGGAAAAAAAATAA
- a CDS encoding 3-deoxy-D-manno-octulosonic acid transferase, translating into MRPLYSFFIHLYTVAVHIAAIFGNNKAKLWISGRKNQKNIFTEKHNGKWIWFHVSSLGEFEQGRPLIEFYKKNHPDYNILLTFFSPSGFEIRKNYTNADKVLYLPADTKKNAKKLLNSFEIKVAFFVKYDFWFNYLHTIKERNIPLYLISGIFRKQQHFFKWYGFWQRKQLKSFTHFFLQNEVSKKLLDEIGFKNSTIAGDTRFDRVIEIASSAKEYKEIEAFIQNKLVYLAGSSWEPDEEYIFKAIKAFPDVKFIIVPHEIDAARIDKLINKLPVKASLYTNKDTADFNNNQVLIVNTIGMLSSLYRYSSIAHIGNGFGSGIHNTLEAAVYGIPVIFGPNYTKFQEAIDLIKLGGGFSFSNQHEYLKLCETLINDTDINKKHAEIAKKYVFDKAGATKTITDFVLL; encoded by the coding sequence ATGCGACCACTTTATTCATTTTTCATTCATTTATACACTGTAGCTGTTCATATTGCTGCTATTTTTGGTAATAACAAAGCTAAACTTTGGATTTCAGGACGAAAAAATCAAAAAAATATTTTTACAGAAAAACATAATGGAAAATGGATATGGTTTCACGTTTCTTCGCTTGGAGAATTTGAGCAAGGCAGACCCCTGATTGAGTTTTATAAAAAAAATCACCCTGATTACAATATTTTACTAACCTTTTTCAGCCCATCAGGATTTGAAATAAGAAAAAATTACACCAATGCTGACAAGGTTCTATACTTGCCCGCAGACACTAAAAAGAACGCAAAAAAACTATTAAATTCATTTGAAATAAAAGTTGCTTTTTTTGTTAAATACGACTTTTGGTTTAATTATTTACACACTATAAAAGAAAGAAATATTCCTTTATACTTGATTTCAGGAATTTTCAGAAAGCAGCAGCATTTCTTCAAATGGTATGGATTTTGGCAACGTAAACAATTAAAATCTTTCACACATTTTTTCTTGCAGAATGAAGTTTCAAAAAAGCTATTAGATGAAATTGGCTTTAAAAACAGCACTATTGCGGGCGATACACGCTTTGACAGAGTTATAGAAATAGCCTCATCTGCAAAAGAATACAAAGAAATTGAAGCTTTTATACAAAACAAACTTGTTTATTTAGCTGGCTCGTCTTGGGAACCTGATGAAGAGTACATTTTTAAAGCTATAAAAGCATTTCCCGATGTAAAATTTATTATAGTTCCTCACGAAATAGATGCAGCTCGAATTGATAAATTAATAAATAAGTTGCCGGTAAAAGCTTCGCTTTACACAAATAAAGATACTGCCGATTTTAATAATAATCAAGTTTTAATTGTAAACACTATTGGCATGTTAAGCAGTCTTTATAGATATTCAAGCATAGCACATATTGGAAACGGCTTTGGCAGCGGAATACACAACACTCTTGAAGCAGCTGTATATGGCATTCCTGTTATTTTTGGTCCAAATTACACTAAGTTTCAAGAAGCAATAGATTTAATAAAACTTGGCGGGGGCTTCTCCTTTAGCAACCAGCATGAATATTTAAAGCTGTGTGAAACATTAATAAACGACACTGATATTAATAAAAAACACGCAGAAATAGCAAAAAAATACGTTTTTGACAAAGCTGGAGCCACAAAGACTATAACAGACTTTGTTTTACTATAA
- the rfaD gene encoding ADP-glyceromanno-heptose 6-epimerase yields MNILTGAAGFIGSVLGSQLVSNGLDNLIAVDDFTKTSKAKNFENKKYIDFIHRDDLKKFLSSYKNDINAVFHIGARTDTTEFNTEIFDKLNLNYTKDLWIFCAEKNIPFIYASSAATYGDGAYGYNDDHNIVEKLEPLNPYGKSKNDFDKWALTQKQTPPFWAGLKFFNVYGPNEYHKGRMASVIFHSFHQISETGKIKLFKSHKPEYKDGMQMRDFIYVKDIVSIISFLYENRPESGIYNAGTGKARPFLDLANSVFMALDLNPNIEFVDTPENIRDKYQYFTEANMNKLISKGYKKPFTTLEDGVKDYVCSYLKTNKYF; encoded by the coding sequence ATAAATATTTTAACAGGAGCTGCCGGATTTATAGGCTCAGTATTAGGTTCTCAGCTAGTTAGCAACGGTTTGGACAACCTCATTGCTGTTGATGACTTTACAAAAACGTCAAAGGCAAAAAATTTTGAAAACAAAAAATACATTGATTTCATTCACAGAGACGATTTAAAGAAATTTTTATCGTCATACAAAAATGACATTAACGCTGTGTTCCACATTGGAGCCCGCACAGATACTACAGAATTTAACACGGAAATTTTCGACAAATTAAATTTGAATTACACAAAAGACCTTTGGATATTTTGTGCAGAAAAAAATATTCCTTTCATATACGCTTCATCAGCAGCAACATACGGCGATGGCGCTTATGGATATAATGATGACCACAATATCGTAGAAAAATTAGAGCCATTAAATCCTTATGGTAAAAGCAAAAACGATTTTGACAAATGGGCTTTAACGCAAAAGCAAACTCCGCCTTTTTGGGCTGGACTTAAATTTTTTAATGTTTATGGTCCCAATGAATATCACAAAGGTCGCATGGCTTCTGTAATTTTTCACTCATTCCATCAAATTTCTGAAACAGGAAAAATAAAATTATTCAAATCGCACAAGCCCGAATACAAAGACGGAATGCAGATGCGGGACTTTATTTACGTTAAAGATATTGTTTCTATTATCAGTTTTTTATATGAAAACCGCCCTGAAAGCGGCATATACAATGCTGGCACAGGAAAAGCTCGCCCATTCCTAGACCTTGCAAACTCTGTTTTTATGGCTCTAGATCTTAATCCTAACATTGAATTTGTTGATACGCCTGAAAATATTAGAGATAAATATCAATATTTTACAGAAGCTAATATGAATAAATTAATTTCAAAAGGCTACAAAAAACCTTTTACAACATTAGAAGATGGAGTTAAAGATTACGTTTGCTCATATCTTAAAACCAACAAATATTTTTAG